A section of the Citrus sinensis cultivar Valencia sweet orange chromosome 8, DVS_A1.0, whole genome shotgun sequence genome encodes:
- the LOC102608775 gene encoding protein ACCUMULATION AND REPLICATION OF CHLOROPLASTS 3, chloroplastic isoform X3, whose translation MSISLELPLFKTSHSVSLLPYNATSSFSSGKKIKCKRKWKPPYYCSSNSSSSRIRVTMSENDESCPPSVCENENDSNNKCVQVIAIGSRKDALLDFCLDSPLNSSSSLQFWNIVTDGSPNVQLQQRFLGKNLTPRIVEAPSFIQTCSKAIILLASAGYGSDDAGAIDILKTAKSLDCFAIAIIIKPFSFEGQRRLDEVKDLAAKLQDHINFYIDIDTDRLLEKDSVTLDEALKTANNAVFLAVNAISTLLSDMHRKLIDIVHSNVKELKVSEIFKILGNYKEAKIGFGAGSNIKTSILQAIYDCPFIGAGVKELNGMVICVVATSNIIGNNDLQSFLHTFRQITEYTGETIVSFVHEPNLEPDLLVTTVVTLGLVEQASRKSSIFSRLAHHFPFVFNLLRRNHQQSNDTQGNSEFDNACVSEVIGPPGTSEIENKISDESVSEGFYNYSNDAPTLLTNYNNDASSGSGQSEAEFYESRTEPPNLYDQIAEGTPFQRELLNSWNLGPGYQIAQQWAKERSADSRASTMIDNLGIFCLPIGVRASEELDIFCSQQQEPKTENDVKEPPTGASFDVMRDFYSTAATLLKGKTADVRKKQGVLSTRAASMLEAERDSPKKWTPVVEIQYRGGIYRGRCQGGLPEGKGRLILEDGSIYEGMWRYGKRSGLGIFYFSNGDVFQGSWRDDMMHGKGWFYFHTGDRWFANFWKGKANGEGRFYSKFGDIFFGRFRDGWRHGDFLCIDVGGKSFPLPEKQA comes from the exons atGTCCATTTCACTTGAACTCCCCCTTTTCAAAACTTCCCACTCGGTGTCTCTGCTTCCTTATAATGCCACGTCGTCCTTTTCttctggaaaaaaaataaaatgtaaacgTAAATGGAAGCCGCCTTATTATTGTAGTagtaatagtagtagtagtaggaTTAGAGTTACGATGagtgaaaatgatgaaagtTGCCCACCAAGTGTttgtgaaaatgaaaatgattctaataataaatgtgTGCAAGTGATTGCCATTGGCAGTAGAAAGGATGCGCTTCTCGATTTTTGCTTGGATTCACCTCTTAATTCCTCCTCCTCGCTCCAATTTTG GAATATTGTCACTGATGGGTCACCGAATGTGCAATTACAACAGAGGTTTCTTGGAAAAA ATTTAACTCCAAGAATTGTGGAAGCTCCATCGTTCATACAGACATGTTCGAAGGCTATTATCCTT TTGGCTAGTGCGGGTTATGGTTCGGATGACGCTGGGGCTATTGATATTCTCAAGACAGCAAAGTCTTTGGATTGTTTTGCCATTGCTATTATTATAAAGCCTTTTAGCTTTGAAGGACAAAGACGCCTTGATGAG GTAAAGGATTTGGCAGCAAAACTTCAAGATCATATAAACTTTTACATTG ATATTGATACCGACAGACTACTTGAAAAGGACTCAGTTACACTAGACGAGGCTTTAAAAACTGCAAATAATGCTGTTTTCTTGGCTGTAAATGCCATCTCTACTCTATTATCT GACATGCATAGAAAACTTATTGACATAGTACATAGCAATGTGAAAGAACTCAAAGTTTcagaaatttttaaa ATTTTGGGAAACtacaaagaagcaaaaattGGATTTGGAGCTGGTTCCAAcattaaaacttcaattttGCAAGCTATATACGACTGTCCTTTCATTGGTGCTGGTGTAAAG GAACTGAATGGCATGGTCATATGTGTTGTTGCTACGTCAAATATTATTGGCAATAATGATTTGCAAAGCTTTTTGCATACTTTCCGTCAAATTACAGAATACACCGGGGAAACTATCGTATCTTTTGTTCATGAACCTAATTTGGAGCCTGACCTGCTTGTGACGACAGTTGTTACTTTAGG ATTGGTTGAACAGGCCTCTCGGAAAAGCAGCATTTTCTCTAGATTGGCTCATCATTTTCCCTTTGTTTTTAATCTACTGAGAAGAAATCATCAACAGTCAAATGATACTCAAGGAAACAGTGAATTTGATAATGCATGCGTTTCTGAAGTTATTGGTCCACCAGGCACCAgtgaaatagaaaataaaatctctGATGAGAGTGTTTCCGAAGGATTTTACAATTACTCTAATGATGCTCCGACACTATTGACCAATTACAACAACGATGCTTCGag TGGGTCAGGACAAAGTGAGGCTGAATTTTATGAATCGAGGACTGAACCACCCAACTTATACGATCAAATTGCAGAAG GAACTCCTTTCCAAAGGGAGCTACTCAATAGTTGGAACTTGGGACCTGGGTATCAGATTGCACAACAGTGGGCCAAAGAAAGATCAGCTGACTCTCGGGCTAGTACAATGATTGACAACCTCGGCATCTTCTGCCTTCCTATTGGTGTCAGAGCATCAGAGGAGTTGGATATTTTTTGTTCACAACAACAAGAGCCCAAGACTGAGAATGATGTCAAAGAACCACCTACTGGTGCAAGTTTTGATGTAATGAGGGATTTTTATAGCACTGCGGCTACTCTATTGAAGGGAAAAACTGCTGATGTTCGTAAGAAGCAAGGAGTGCTATCCACACGTGCAGCATCTATGCTG GAAGCTGAACGAGATTCACCGAAAAAATGGACTCCTGTGGTGGAGATACAATACAGAGGAGGAATCTATAGGGGACGATGTCAAGGGGGTCTTCCTGAAGGAAAG GGTCGTTTGATCCTTGAGGATGGAAGTATATATGAAGGAATGTGGCGTTATGGCAAGAGATCAGGTCTGGGTATATTTTACTTCAGTAATGGAGATGTGTTCCAGGGATCATGGAGAGATGATATGATGCATGGCAAG GGTTGGTTTTATTTCCACACTGGGGATCGATGGTTTGCAAACTTTTGGAAGGGAAAGGCCAATGGTGAGGGCCGCTTCTATTCGAAGTTTGGTGACATCTTTTTTGGTCGTTTCCGAGATGGATGGCGGCATGGCGACTTCCTTTGCATTGATGTTGGTGGAAAAAG CTTCCCTTTACCGGAAAAACAGGCATAA
- the LOC102608775 gene encoding protein ACCUMULATION AND REPLICATION OF CHLOROPLASTS 3, chloroplastic isoform X2 codes for MSISLELPLFKTSHSVSLLPYNATSSFSSGKKIKCKRKWKPPYYCSSNSSSSRIRVTMSENDESCPPSVCENENDSNNKCVQVIAIGSRKDALLDFCLDSPLNSSSSLQFWNIVTDGSPNVQLQQRFLGKNLTPRIVEAPSFIQTCSKAIILLASAGYGSDDAGAIDILKTAKSLDCFAIAIIIKPFSFEGQRRLDEVKDLAAKLQDHINFYIDIDTDRLLEKDSVTLDEALKTANNAVFLAVNAISTLLSDMHRKLIDIVHSNVKELKVSEIFKILGNYKEAKIGFGAGSNIKTSILQAIYDCPFIGAGVKELNGMVICVVATSNIIGNNDLQSFLHTFRQITEYTGETIVSFVHEPNLEPDLLVTTVVTLGLVEQASRKSSIFSRLAHHFPFVFNLLRRNHQQSNDTQGNSEFDNACVSEVIGPPGTSEIENKISDESVSEGFYNYSNDAPTLLTNYNNDASSGSGQSEAEFYESRTEPPNLYDQIAEGTPFQRELLNSWNLGPGYQIAQQWAKERSADSRASTMIDNLGIFCLPIGVRASEELDIFCSQQQEPKTENDVKEPPTGASFDVMRDFYSTAATLLKGKTADVRKKQGVLSTRAASMLEAERDSPKKWTPVVEIQYRGGIYRGRCQGGLPEGKGRLILEDGSIYEGMWRYGKRSGLGIFYFSNGDVFQGSWRDDMMHGKGWFYFHTGDRWFANFWKGKANGEGRFYSKFGDIFFGRFRDGWRHGDFLCIDVGGKRISESLQRCLYDSSFCGMGMQVH; via the exons atGTCCATTTCACTTGAACTCCCCCTTTTCAAAACTTCCCACTCGGTGTCTCTGCTTCCTTATAATGCCACGTCGTCCTTTTCttctggaaaaaaaataaaatgtaaacgTAAATGGAAGCCGCCTTATTATTGTAGTagtaatagtagtagtagtaggaTTAGAGTTACGATGagtgaaaatgatgaaagtTGCCCACCAAGTGTttgtgaaaatgaaaatgattctaataataaatgtgTGCAAGTGATTGCCATTGGCAGTAGAAAGGATGCGCTTCTCGATTTTTGCTTGGATTCACCTCTTAATTCCTCCTCCTCGCTCCAATTTTG GAATATTGTCACTGATGGGTCACCGAATGTGCAATTACAACAGAGGTTTCTTGGAAAAA ATTTAACTCCAAGAATTGTGGAAGCTCCATCGTTCATACAGACATGTTCGAAGGCTATTATCCTT TTGGCTAGTGCGGGTTATGGTTCGGATGACGCTGGGGCTATTGATATTCTCAAGACAGCAAAGTCTTTGGATTGTTTTGCCATTGCTATTATTATAAAGCCTTTTAGCTTTGAAGGACAAAGACGCCTTGATGAG GTAAAGGATTTGGCAGCAAAACTTCAAGATCATATAAACTTTTACATTG ATATTGATACCGACAGACTACTTGAAAAGGACTCAGTTACACTAGACGAGGCTTTAAAAACTGCAAATAATGCTGTTTTCTTGGCTGTAAATGCCATCTCTACTCTATTATCT GACATGCATAGAAAACTTATTGACATAGTACATAGCAATGTGAAAGAACTCAAAGTTTcagaaatttttaaa ATTTTGGGAAACtacaaagaagcaaaaattGGATTTGGAGCTGGTTCCAAcattaaaacttcaattttGCAAGCTATATACGACTGTCCTTTCATTGGTGCTGGTGTAAAG GAACTGAATGGCATGGTCATATGTGTTGTTGCTACGTCAAATATTATTGGCAATAATGATTTGCAAAGCTTTTTGCATACTTTCCGTCAAATTACAGAATACACCGGGGAAACTATCGTATCTTTTGTTCATGAACCTAATTTGGAGCCTGACCTGCTTGTGACGACAGTTGTTACTTTAGG ATTGGTTGAACAGGCCTCTCGGAAAAGCAGCATTTTCTCTAGATTGGCTCATCATTTTCCCTTTGTTTTTAATCTACTGAGAAGAAATCATCAACAGTCAAATGATACTCAAGGAAACAGTGAATTTGATAATGCATGCGTTTCTGAAGTTATTGGTCCACCAGGCACCAgtgaaatagaaaataaaatctctGATGAGAGTGTTTCCGAAGGATTTTACAATTACTCTAATGATGCTCCGACACTATTGACCAATTACAACAACGATGCTTCGag TGGGTCAGGACAAAGTGAGGCTGAATTTTATGAATCGAGGACTGAACCACCCAACTTATACGATCAAATTGCAGAAG GAACTCCTTTCCAAAGGGAGCTACTCAATAGTTGGAACTTGGGACCTGGGTATCAGATTGCACAACAGTGGGCCAAAGAAAGATCAGCTGACTCTCGGGCTAGTACAATGATTGACAACCTCGGCATCTTCTGCCTTCCTATTGGTGTCAGAGCATCAGAGGAGTTGGATATTTTTTGTTCACAACAACAAGAGCCCAAGACTGAGAATGATGTCAAAGAACCACCTACTGGTGCAAGTTTTGATGTAATGAGGGATTTTTATAGCACTGCGGCTACTCTATTGAAGGGAAAAACTGCTGATGTTCGTAAGAAGCAAGGAGTGCTATCCACACGTGCAGCATCTATGCTG GAAGCTGAACGAGATTCACCGAAAAAATGGACTCCTGTGGTGGAGATACAATACAGAGGAGGAATCTATAGGGGACGATGTCAAGGGGGTCTTCCTGAAGGAAAG GGTCGTTTGATCCTTGAGGATGGAAGTATATATGAAGGAATGTGGCGTTATGGCAAGAGATCAGGTCTGGGTATATTTTACTTCAGTAATGGAGATGTGTTCCAGGGATCATGGAGAGATGATATGATGCATGGCAAG GGTTGGTTTTATTTCCACACTGGGGATCGATGGTTTGCAAACTTTTGGAAGGGAAAGGCCAATGGTGAGGGCCGCTTCTATTCGAAGTTTGGTGACATCTTTTTTGGTCGTTTCCGAGATGGATGGCGGCATGGCGACTTCCTTTGCATTGATGTTGGTGGAAAAAG GATTTCGGAGTCTTTGCAAAGATGTTTATATGATTCTTCCTTCTGTGGGATGGGGATGCAG GTGCATTGA
- the LOC102608775 gene encoding protein ACCUMULATION AND REPLICATION OF CHLOROPLASTS 3, chloroplastic isoform X1 yields MSISLELPLFKTSHSVSLLPYNATSSFSSGKKIKCKRKWKPPYYCSSNSSSSRIRVTMSENDESCPPSVCENENDSNNKCVQVIAIGSRKDALLDFCLDSPLNSSSSLQFWNIVTDGSPNVQLQQRFLGKNLTPRIVEAPSFIQTCSKAIILLASAGYGSDDAGAIDILKTAKSLDCFAIAIIIKPFSFEGQRRLDEVKDLAAKLQDHINFYIDIDTDRLLEKDSVTLDEALKTANNAVFLAVNAISTLLSDMHRKLIDIVHSNVKELKVSEIFKILGNYKEAKIGFGAGSNIKTSILQAIYDCPFIGAGVKELNGMVICVVATSNIIGNNDLQSFLHTFRQITEYTGETIVSFVHEPNLEPDLLVTTVVTLGLVEQASRKSSIFSRLAHHFPFVFNLLRRNHQQSNDTQGNSEFDNACVSEVIGPPGTSEIENKISDESVSEGFYNYSNDAPTLLTNYNNDASSGSGQSEAEFYESRTEPPNLYDQIAEGTPFQRELLNSWNLGPGYQIAQQWAKERSADSRASTMIDNLGIFCLPIGVRASEELDIFCSQQQEPKTENDVKEPPTGASFDVMRDFYSTAATLLKGKTADVRKKQGVLSTRAASMLEAERDSPKKWTPVVEIQYRGGIYRGRCQGGLPEGKGRLILEDGSIYEGMWRYGKRSGLGIFYFSNGDVFQGSWRDDMMHGKGWFYFHTGDRWFANFWKGKANGEGRFYSKFGDIFFGRFRDGWRHGDFLCIDVGGKRCIEIWDEGVLVSRKQLNSDSGTE; encoded by the exons atGTCCATTTCACTTGAACTCCCCCTTTTCAAAACTTCCCACTCGGTGTCTCTGCTTCCTTATAATGCCACGTCGTCCTTTTCttctggaaaaaaaataaaatgtaaacgTAAATGGAAGCCGCCTTATTATTGTAGTagtaatagtagtagtagtaggaTTAGAGTTACGATGagtgaaaatgatgaaagtTGCCCACCAAGTGTttgtgaaaatgaaaatgattctaataataaatgtgTGCAAGTGATTGCCATTGGCAGTAGAAAGGATGCGCTTCTCGATTTTTGCTTGGATTCACCTCTTAATTCCTCCTCCTCGCTCCAATTTTG GAATATTGTCACTGATGGGTCACCGAATGTGCAATTACAACAGAGGTTTCTTGGAAAAA ATTTAACTCCAAGAATTGTGGAAGCTCCATCGTTCATACAGACATGTTCGAAGGCTATTATCCTT TTGGCTAGTGCGGGTTATGGTTCGGATGACGCTGGGGCTATTGATATTCTCAAGACAGCAAAGTCTTTGGATTGTTTTGCCATTGCTATTATTATAAAGCCTTTTAGCTTTGAAGGACAAAGACGCCTTGATGAG GTAAAGGATTTGGCAGCAAAACTTCAAGATCATATAAACTTTTACATTG ATATTGATACCGACAGACTACTTGAAAAGGACTCAGTTACACTAGACGAGGCTTTAAAAACTGCAAATAATGCTGTTTTCTTGGCTGTAAATGCCATCTCTACTCTATTATCT GACATGCATAGAAAACTTATTGACATAGTACATAGCAATGTGAAAGAACTCAAAGTTTcagaaatttttaaa ATTTTGGGAAACtacaaagaagcaaaaattGGATTTGGAGCTGGTTCCAAcattaaaacttcaattttGCAAGCTATATACGACTGTCCTTTCATTGGTGCTGGTGTAAAG GAACTGAATGGCATGGTCATATGTGTTGTTGCTACGTCAAATATTATTGGCAATAATGATTTGCAAAGCTTTTTGCATACTTTCCGTCAAATTACAGAATACACCGGGGAAACTATCGTATCTTTTGTTCATGAACCTAATTTGGAGCCTGACCTGCTTGTGACGACAGTTGTTACTTTAGG ATTGGTTGAACAGGCCTCTCGGAAAAGCAGCATTTTCTCTAGATTGGCTCATCATTTTCCCTTTGTTTTTAATCTACTGAGAAGAAATCATCAACAGTCAAATGATACTCAAGGAAACAGTGAATTTGATAATGCATGCGTTTCTGAAGTTATTGGTCCACCAGGCACCAgtgaaatagaaaataaaatctctGATGAGAGTGTTTCCGAAGGATTTTACAATTACTCTAATGATGCTCCGACACTATTGACCAATTACAACAACGATGCTTCGag TGGGTCAGGACAAAGTGAGGCTGAATTTTATGAATCGAGGACTGAACCACCCAACTTATACGATCAAATTGCAGAAG GAACTCCTTTCCAAAGGGAGCTACTCAATAGTTGGAACTTGGGACCTGGGTATCAGATTGCACAACAGTGGGCCAAAGAAAGATCAGCTGACTCTCGGGCTAGTACAATGATTGACAACCTCGGCATCTTCTGCCTTCCTATTGGTGTCAGAGCATCAGAGGAGTTGGATATTTTTTGTTCACAACAACAAGAGCCCAAGACTGAGAATGATGTCAAAGAACCACCTACTGGTGCAAGTTTTGATGTAATGAGGGATTTTTATAGCACTGCGGCTACTCTATTGAAGGGAAAAACTGCTGATGTTCGTAAGAAGCAAGGAGTGCTATCCACACGTGCAGCATCTATGCTG GAAGCTGAACGAGATTCACCGAAAAAATGGACTCCTGTGGTGGAGATACAATACAGAGGAGGAATCTATAGGGGACGATGTCAAGGGGGTCTTCCTGAAGGAAAG GGTCGTTTGATCCTTGAGGATGGAAGTATATATGAAGGAATGTGGCGTTATGGCAAGAGATCAGGTCTGGGTATATTTTACTTCAGTAATGGAGATGTGTTCCAGGGATCATGGAGAGATGATATGATGCATGGCAAG GGTTGGTTTTATTTCCACACTGGGGATCGATGGTTTGCAAACTTTTGGAAGGGAAAGGCCAATGGTGAGGGCCGCTTCTATTCGAAGTTTGGTGACATCTTTTTTGGTCGTTTCCGAGATGGATGGCGGCATGGCGACTTCCTTTGCATTGATGTTGGTGGAAAAAG GTGCATTGAGATTTGGGATGAGGGTGTTCTTGTAAGCCGTAAGCAGTTGAACTCAGATAGCGGTACCGAATAA